The Prionailurus viverrinus isolate Anna chromosome B4, UM_Priviv_1.0, whole genome shotgun sequence genome has a window encoding:
- the PHC1 gene encoding polyhomeotic-like protein 1 isoform X1 — METESEQNSNSTNGSSSSGGSSRPQIAQMSLYERQAVQALQALQRQPNAAQYFHQFMLQQQLSNAQLHSLAAVQQATIAASRQASSPNSTTQQQTTTTQASINLATTSAAQLISRSQSVSSPSATTLTQSVLLGNTTSPPLNQSQAQMYLRPQLGNLLQVNRTLGRNVPLASQLILMPNGAVAAVQQEVPSAQSPGVHADADQVQNLAVRNQQASAQGPQMQGSTQKAVPPGASPVSSLSQASSQALAVAQASSGASGQSLNLSQAGGGSGSSIPGSMGPGGGGQAPGGLGQLPSSAMGGGGSCPRKGTGVVQPLPAAQTVTVSQGSQTEAESAAAKKAEADGAGQQNVGMNLTRTATPAPSQTLISSATYTQIQPHSLIQQQQQIHLQQKQVVIQQQIAIHHQQQFQHRQSQLLHTATHLQLAQQQQQQQQPPPPPPPPPPPPPPPPATTLTAPQPPQVPPTQQVPPSQSQQQAQTLVVQPMLQSSPLSLPPDPTPKPPIPIQSKPPGAPIKPPQLGAAKMAATQQPPPHIPVQVVGTRQPGTAQAQALGLAQLAAAVPTSRGMPSTAQPGQAHLASSPPSSQAPGAPQECPPALASGMTLAPVQGTAHVVKGGATTSSPVVAQVPAAFYMQSVHLPSKPQTLAVKRKAESEEERDDVSTLGSMLPAKASPAAESPKALEEKSSLGEKAEPVAGVNANTPSSELVALAPAPSAPPPTLAMVSRQMGDSKPPQAIVKPQILTHIIEGFVIQEGAEPFPVGCSQLLKESEKPLQTGLPTGLNENQSGGPLGGDSPSAELDKKANLLKCEYCGKYAPAEQFRGSKRFCSMTCAKRYNVSCSHQFRLKRKKMKEFQEANYARVRRRGPRRSSSDIARAKIQGKRHRGQEDSSRGSDNSSYDEALSPTSPGPLSVRTGHGERDLGTPNTVPPTPELHGINPVFLSSNPSRWSVEEVYEFIASLQGCQEIAEEFRSQEIDGQALLLLKEEHLMSAMNIKLGPALKICAKINVLKET; from the exons ATGGAGACGGAGAGTGAGCAGAACTCTAACTCCACCAATGGGAGCTCCAGCTCTGGGGGCAGCTCTCGGCCCCAGATAGCTCAGATGTCGCTGTATGAACGGCAAGCAGTGCAG GCTCTGCAGGCACTGCAGCGTCAGCCCAACGCGGCTCAGTATTTCCACCAGTTCATGCTCCAGCAGCAGCTCAGCAATGCCCAGCTGCATAGCCTGGCCGCCGTCCAGCAG GCCACGATCGCTGCCAGTCGGCAGGCCAGCTCCCCAAACAGCACCACACAGCAGCAGACTACCACCACCCAGGCCTCA ATCAATCTGGCCACCACGTCGGCCGCCCAGCTCATCAGCCGATCGCAGAGTGTGAGCTCTCCCAGTGCTACCACTTTGACCCAATCTGTGCTACTGGGGAACaccacctccccacctctcaacCAGTCTCAGGCCCAGATGTATCTACGG CCACAGCTGGGAAACCTATTGCAGGTAAACCGGACCCTGGGCCGGAATGTGCCTCTAGCCTCCCAGCTCATCCTGATGCCTAACGGGGCGGTGGCTGCAGTCCAGCAGGAGGTGCCATCGGCTCAGTCTCCGGGAGTCCATGCAGATGCAGATCAG GTGCAGAATTTGGCAGTGAGGAACCAACAGGCCTCAGCCCAAGGACCCCAAATGCAAGGCTCTACTCAGAAGGCCGTTCCTCCTGGAGCCTCCCCTGTGTCTAGCCTCTCCCAGGCCTCTAGCCAGGCCCTAGCTGTGGCTCAGGCATCCTCTGGGGCTTCAGGCCAGTCCCTGAACCTCAGTCAAGCTGGTGGAGGCAGCGGAAGTAGCATCCCAGGGTCCATGGGTCCAGGTGGAGGTGGCCAGGCACCTGGGGGCTTGGGTCAGTTGCCTTCCTCAGCAATGGGTGGTGGTGGGAGCTGTCCCAGGAAGGGCACAGGAGTGGTGCAGCCCTTGCCTGCAGCCCAGACAGTGACTGTGAGTCAGGGAAGCCAGACGGAAGCAGAAAGTGCAGCGGCCAAGAAGGCAGAAGCAGATGGGGCTGGTCAGCAGAACGTGGGCATGAACCTGACACGGACAGCTACACCTGCTCCCAGCCAGACCCTTATTAGCTCAG CCACCTACACGCAGATCCAGCCCCACTCCCTgatccagcagcagcagcagatcCACCTCCAGCAGAAACAGGTGGTGATCCAGCAGCAGATCGCCATCCACCACCAGCAGCAGTTCCAGCACCGCCAGTCCCAGCTCCTTCACACTGCCACGCACCTCCAGTtggcccagcagcagcagcaacagcagcagccgccgccgccgccgcccccgccgccgcccccgccgcccccgccgccggccACGACTCTCACTGCCCCTCAGCCGCCGCAGGTCCCGCCTACTCAGCAGGTCCCGCCTTCCCAGTCCCAGCAGCAAGCCCAGACCCTGGTGGTTCAGCCCATGCTTCAGTCTTCACCCTTGTCCCTCCCGCCCGACCCGACCCCCAAGCCGCCCATCCCCATCCAGTCCAAGCCGCCGGGAGCACCTATCAAGCCTCCTCAGTTAGGGGCTGCGAAGATGGCGGCCACCCAGCAACCACCACCCCATATCCCCGTGCAAGTCGTGGGCACCCGGCAGCCGGGGACAGCCCAGGCGCAGGCCCTGGGGTTGGCACAGCTGGCGGCCGCCGTACCTACTTCCCGGGGGATGCCCAGCACAGCGCAGCCTGGTCAGGCCCACTTGGCCTCCTCGCCACCTTCGTCCCAGGCTCCTGGTGCGCCGCAGGAGTGCCCTCCCGCCTTGGCCTCCGGGATGACCCTTGCTCCTGTGCAGGGGACGGCGCATGTGGTAAAGGGTGGGGCTACCACCTCCTCACCTGTCGTAGCCCAGGTACCTGCCGCCTTCTACATGCAGTCCGTGCACCTGCCG AGCAAACCCCAGACGTTGGCTGTCAAACGGAAGGCAGAatctgaggaggagagagacgATGTCTCCACATTGGGTTCAATGCTTCCTGCCAAGGCATCTccagcagcagagagcccaaaggcCCTGGAGGAGAAGAGCAGTCTTGGAG AGAAAGCTGAACCAGTGGCCGGTGTGAATGCTAATACTCCAAGCAGTGAACTAGTAGCCTTGGCTCCTGCCCCGTCAGCACCCCCTCCTACGCTAGCCATGGTGTCCAGACAGATGGGTGACTCAAAACCCCCACAGGCCATCGTGAAGCCCCAGATTCTCACCCACATCATTGAAGGCTTCGTTATCCAGGAAGGAGCAGAGCCTTTCCCG GTGGGTTGTTCTCAGTTACTGAAAGAGTCTGAGAAGCCGCTGCAGACCGGCCTCCCGACGGGGCTGAATGAGAATCAGTCAGGTGGCCCCTTGGGAGGGGACAGCCCATCGGCTG AGCTGGATAAGAAGGCGAATCTCCTGAAGTGTGAGTACTGCGGGAAGTATGCTCCCGCAGAGCAGTTTCGCGGCTCCAAGAGGTTCTGCTCCATGACTTGCGCTAAGAG GTATAACGTGAGCTGTAGTCACCAGTTCCggctgaagaggaaaaaaatgaaagagttcCAAGAAGCCAACTATGCTCGTGTTCGTCGGCGTGGACCCCGCCGTAGCTCCTCCGACATCGCCCGCGCCAAGATCCAGGGCAAGCGCCACCGG GGTCAAGAGGACTCTAGCAGGGGTTCGGATAATTCCAGTTACGATGAAGCACTCTCTCCGACATCTCCTGGGCCTTTATCTGTGAGAACTGGGCATGGAGAACGTGACCTGGGGACCCCCAATACGGTACCACCGACGCCAGAATTACATGGCATCAACCCTGTGTTCCTGTCCAGCAATCCGAGCCGCTGGAGCGTAGAAGAGGTGTATGAGTTCATCGCTTCTCTACAAG GCTGCCAAGAGATTGCAGAGGAGTTCCGTTCCCAGGAGATTGATGGACAGGCCCTTTTATTACTTAAAGAGGAACATCTCATGAGTGCCATGAACATCAAGTTGGGCCCTGCCCTCAAGATCTGCGCCAAGATAAACGTCCTCAAGGAGACCTAA